One Fulvia fulva chromosome 8, complete sequence DNA window includes the following coding sequences:
- a CDS encoding 4-coumarate--CoA ligase 1: protein MTLGQQLSENHGGEPEPLPGSLWHWLSEAGSSNPNNLALVVDNKGKPTVTWTYAQLIDRVEKLASYFTAQNVVAGDTIFTFIDNTEADVWTLLFWTAVRIGAIFAPENPHTLGRPQETRKLIETLRPAVVVVQDFDGSRRYEEYGHEPKVRLLCNELSKAGTSSSWLPMHSIQDLQAATNPAPHHTRSSESTALVMNTSGSTSLPKSCPITTRAFVIQTRQYHSFHRSNYTPRTRTLTLAFCYRPICYLGCLNTWQRGGTVIFAGSNIDEQRTVEVVRKWKVTHAWFVPAMVNLLSAYHDEKQSRGQGLESLEFVLMSGDASALSTVEKAKAFLPDSCKFAPHWGMSEGAPLFGFTEEEPLHLDKDSKIVGAGRALHGSRLRVCKSNTTTPVPRRTQGEFHVSSDATITQYLENRNPEDFYNDEYGRWFKTGDVALMDESGVIYIIGRTKDIIVYKGRNIVPAVIEGCIKEGFPGVEAVCIGLDDEVYGAVPAVVVQELRVGKEDVAKVVVERLGAWAALAGGVYSLKDLGMDAWPMNSSNKIDKKGLVSAVLKARE, encoded by the coding sequence ATGACACTGGGACAGCAGCTGTCAGAAAACCACGGCGGTGAACCCGAGCCACTTCCAGGGTCGCTATGGCACTGGCTTTCCGAAGCAGGTTCTTCCAATCCAAACAATCTCGCGCTGGTAGTCGATAACAAAGGCAAACCCACCGTAACATGGACATATGCTCAGCTCATTGATCGAGTCGAGAAGTTGGCCTCATACTTCACGGCACAGAACGTGGTAGCTGGAGACACCATCTTCACCTTTATTGACAACACCGAAGCCGATGTCTGGACGCTCCTCTTCTGGACCGCCGTCAGGATTGGTGCGATCTTCGCACCTGAAAATCCACACACATTGGGGCGTCCGCAGGAGACGAGGAAGTTGATTGAGACTCTCAGGCCTGCAGTCGTGGTCGTGCAGGACTTCGATGGATCAAGACGGTATGAGGAATATGGACACGAGCCGAAAGTGAGACTCTTGTGCAACGAGCTGTCTAAAGCTGGTACAAGCTCTTCTTGGCTGCCGATGCACTCGATCCAAGACTTGCAGGCTGCAACGAACCCAGCACCGCATCACACTCGCTCATCGGAATCGACTGCACTGGTAATGAACACCTCAGGCTCAACTTCTCTTCCAAAAAGCTGTCCAATCACCACCCGTGCCTTCGTTATTCAGACTAGACAGTACCACTCCTTCCATCGGTCAAACTACACCCCTCGGACAAGGACTCTGACACTGGCCTTCTGCTACCGGCCAATATGCTACCTCGGTTGCCTCAACACCTGGCAACGTGGTGGGACCGTGATCTTCGCGGGCTCCAATATCGATGAACAGAGGACTGTAGAGGTGGTGAGGAAGTGGAAGGTCACGCATGCGTGGTTCGTGCCGGCTATGGTCAATTTGCTCTCTGCTTATCACGACGAAAAGCAAAGCAGGGGCCAGGGACTGGAAAGTCTGGAGTTTGTACTGATGAGTGGAGATGCCAGTGCTTTGAGCACAGTCGAGAAAGCGAAAGCGTTCTTACCCGACTCTTGCAAATTCGCGCCACATTGGGGTATGAGCGAAGGCGCACCGCTATTCGGCTTCACGGAAGAGGAACCGCTCCATCTCGACAAGGACTCCAAGATCGTTGGCGCTGGGAGAGCATTACATGGTTCCAGACTCCGAGTCTGCAAGTCCAACACCACAACTCCTGTCCCCAGAAGAACGCAAGGAGAGTTCCACGTCTCATCCGACGCAACGATCACTCAATACCTCGAGAACCGCAATCCCGAGGACTTCTACAATGACGAATACGGACGCTGGTTCAAGACAGGCGATGTCGCCCTCATGGATGAATCCGGTGTCATCTACATCATCGGCCGGACGAAAGACATTATCGTCTACAAGGGACGGAACATCGTGCCTGCCGTGATTGAGGGGTGTATAAAGGAAGGATTTCCGGGCGTCGAGGCTGTGTGTATTGGTTTGGACGATGAGGTCTATGGCGCTGTGCCAGCTGTGGTCGTGCAAGAGCTGCGTGTGGGGAAGGAGGATGTCGCGAAGGTTGTGGTTGAGAGGTTGGGGGCATGGGCTGCTCTCGCTGGGGGAGTGTATAGCTTGAAGGATCTTGGTATGGACGCTTGGCCGATGAATTCCAGTAATAAGATCGATAAGAAGGGGCTGGTCAGCGCTGTGTTGAAGGCGAGAGAGTAG